A window from Herpetosiphonaceae bacterium encodes these proteins:
- a CDS encoding VOC family protein — protein sequence MQLQRIIETCLYVDDLAAAEQFYSQALGLSVYSRVAGRHVFFRCGQGMLLLFDPAATQQSGGNIPPHGAHGAGHVAFAIGRAEIGAWRERLRQQQIAIESEVAWPSGGYSLYVRDPAGNSVELTTPQTWELPETA from the coding sequence ATGCAGCTACAGCGGATTATCGAAACCTGTCTCTACGTCGACGATCTTGCGGCAGCGGAGCAGTTCTACAGCCAGGCGCTTGGGCTGTCCGTGTATTCGAGAGTCGCGGGCCGCCATGTGTTTTTCCGCTGCGGCCAGGGCATGCTGCTGCTCTTCGATCCGGCGGCGACGCAACAGTCGGGCGGCAATATTCCGCCGCATGGAGCGCATGGAGCGGGTCATGTTGCCTTTGCGATCGGCCGGGCCGAGATCGGCGCGTGGCGGGAGCGACTCCGACAGCAGCAGATCGCGATCGAGTCCGAGGTTGCCTGGCCGAGCGGCGGCTACTCGCTGTATGTTCGCGATCCCGCCGGGAACAGCGTCGAGCTGACCACGCCGCAGACCTGGGAGCTACCCGAAACGGCGTAA
- a CDS encoding triacylglycerol lipase, with product MHLSQKRVRPLSLLLLLALLTLLGSQPATAHPSAQTNRPDVIAALVHDPILFVHGWSGSASNWNTMISRFKADGWTTSELNAWTYNTAQSNATTAQEIKTRVDQILASTGATKVDIITHSMGGLSSRYYAKNLGGDTRIDAWVSLGGPNHGTTSANACTQTSCIEMRIGSTFLTQLNSGDETPGAPRYATWWSPCDETINPDDTVLLSGATNTRTACISHLGLLSDAVVYTQVRDWVAR from the coding sequence ATGCACCTGAGCCAGAAACGTGTCCGCCCGCTGTCGCTGTTGTTGCTGCTCGCGCTGCTCACGCTGCTCGGCTCCCAGCCCGCTACGGCCCATCCATCAGCCCAAACCAATCGGCCAGATGTGATCGCGGCGCTCGTCCACGACCCGATCCTTTTCGTCCACGGCTGGAGCGGCAGCGCCTCCAACTGGAATACGATGATCAGCCGGTTCAAAGCCGATGGCTGGACGACCAGCGAGCTAAACGCCTGGACCTATAACACCGCCCAGTCGAACGCGACCACCGCTCAGGAGATCAAGACCAGGGTTGATCAAATCCTGGCGTCAACCGGAGCCACCAAAGTCGATATTATCACCCACTCGATGGGCGGCCTGTCGTCGCGCTACTACGCCAAAAACCTGGGCGGCGATACCAGGATCGATGCCTGGGTGTCGCTCGGCGGGCCGAACCACGGCACCACCAGCGCCAACGCCTGTACGCAGACATCGTGCATCGAGATGCGGATTGGCTCGACGTTTCTGACGCAGCTCAACAGCGGCGATGAGACGCCGGGCGCGCCGCGCTATGCCACGTGGTGGTCGCCGTGCGACGAGACGATCAACCCCGACGACACGGTGCTTCTCTCAGGCGCCACCAACACCCGAACGGCGTGTATCA